The DNA segment GCCTTAAGGAAGTGGGCTGCACAGATGAGGCCCCATCCTCAGGTCTTAATCTCATCTGTCTTTGTAGGGGACAACATGCCAACTGCCAAGCAGCTAGCTGACATTGGCTATAAGACCTTCTCTGCCTCCATGATGCTTCTCACTGTGTATGGGGGATACCTCTGCAGTGCCCGAGTCTACCACTATTTCCAGTGGCGCAGCTCCCAGCGCCAGGCTGCAGAAGAACAGAAGACATCAGGAGTCCTGTAGAACTGGGggactttctttccttgagcaGTGAGGCCTGAGACGTGCTGTGTGAAGACCTCACCTACAATGATTTCCAAGTCAAGTTAATAGGGCCTCATTATTTTCAAATCATGCTGGGGAAAAATGCCCATGTTTTCTCTGATTCTGCCAGTTTGGGGAGGTTATTGAATTGTTAACAGGAATGGGGAGGGTTAGGCACACCTACAGACAATAAATAGTTTGCCATgtctgtgtcttggtgtttttgtTTACTTAAATGGTAAAAGTCAAAAAgagtccttgatccatgggctgcaggatGAATGCTGTGTTCGTGGGCATGAAAAACACGCATCTCATACCTCACcgtcagagctcttgggtgaccaggtgtgTTGTCAGTGAGCtatgttttgaaaggaatcttttttctgagcagtaggtttTAACAATGGGCTTAAAATGTTTAGTAAACCATGTTATAAACAGATGTGCTATCgcccaggctttgttgttccatttatagagcatagGAAGATAGATGCAACATAATCCTTAGGGCCCTGGGATTTCTGAAATGGTAAATGAGCATGGGCTTCAATTCAGTCAGCACTGCATTAGCCCCTCACAAGAGAGTTGGCCTGTCCTTCAAGCTTTAAAGCAAAACCAGACATTGACTTCTCCAGCAATGGAAGTCCAAGacagcatcttcttccaatagaagatAGTTTTGTCTAcgttgaaaatctgttgtttggtGTAGCTAACTTCGTTGTCTTAActggatcttctggataacttgctgtgGCTTCTCTGTCAGCACTTGCTTCACCTGGCACTTTATGTTATgtagatggcttctttccttaaatctcatgaaccaacctctgctagcttcaaacttttcttctgcagcctcctcacctctctcagccttcagagTTGAATAGTGTCTTGTGCTGGACTGG comes from the Manis pentadactyla isolate mManPen7 chromosome 10, mManPen7.hap1, whole genome shotgun sequence genome and includes:
- the LOC118915180 gene encoding cytochrome c oxidase assembly protein COX14 produces the protein MPTAKQLADIGYKTFSASMMLLTVYGGYLCSARVYHYFQWRSSQRQAAEEQKTSGVL